The sequence AATACGCGCTCATTTCTGTTCCCCATCGGCCTGTTGCCCGTCGGACAGCCAGTAGACGCGCAGGCGGTGATTGTCGGGATCGAGCGCAACGAAAGTGCGGCCGAAATCCAAGTCGGTCGGCGTCTGCAGTATCCTCAAGCCGCGCCCCGACCAGTCGGCATGGGTAGCGTCGACCGCGTCCGGCGTCTCCAGCGCAAACACGATCTCGCCGCCGCCACCGGCCGCTTCCGCCGCCGGCTCCACCGTATGGCGCGACCAAAGGCCGAGCTTGAAGCCGTTGTCGAGCACGAACAGCACGAAGGTCGGCGCGCTCTCGACCGGCTCGCGACCCAGCAGGGCGCTGTAGAAGGCGCCGCTCTTGAGTGGCTGATCGACATAGAGGATGACGAAATTCGGGGTGGCCATATCTGCTCTC comes from Mesorhizobium japonicum MAFF 303099 and encodes:
- a CDS encoding VOC family protein, producing MATPNFVILYVDQPLKSGAFYSALLGREPVESAPTFVLFVLDNGFKLGLWSRHTVEPAAEAAGGGGEIVFALETPDAVDATHADWSGRGLRILQTPTDLDFGRTFVALDPDNHRLRVYWLSDGQQADGEQK